The Quercus robur chromosome 3, dhQueRobu3.1, whole genome shotgun sequence DNA segment tataAGAAAGGAATAATATAATAGTTCGGGTTTGAGGTAAGTCTAAACAGGTCTCCACAGTTCAGATGTTAATTGCCATGGCTATAGACAGTCACTTTCAAATACCCTCCTTGACCATTGGTTGCAATTGTCAATAACCCCAACAATTCTGAATTCCTCACGAACTAGAGGAGCTGCCCCATCAGTGTACTTCCTTACAAATGAGATTACAGAGTAGTCTGGCTATTACTAAGACTGGGCCCAGGCCTTTTGGGTTTTGGAACAAATTTCCTTATCGATAGGAATCTGTGAGTGCATGACCTCAGGATAATTGCATAACAGGCTTTATGGGCCAGTCTAGTACttgatattttcacaatttgagAATTGTGCTACACTTTGAATGGCAATGAGGATTGAGTAGGACCCTAATGATGTCTCTCATTTTTCCCCCCTTGCagatgataaaataaattgatattttttttttttgtctttccaTATCTTTATAAAGGGCATAGAAAAAATGCAAGTGATTGATCCAAATTAGGATCCGCTGCAATATTGTGCAATAGTTAGAGATACTGCACCATGCAGAGATTAGAGTAcaatcttttccttttaaaatttaaaaaaaagaaaaaaaaagaaaaagaaaaagaaaagagctttgaaaaaaaaaatgacaaaaagaagataaaggtAAAGAAAACATGAAGGCCTCAACGGGAGATTTGGAAGTAGTGAACGTGGGCATATGGGGACTGCTCtaaattgaaaccgttcaatttatgtttttttaaaagagattaaattctgtAAAAATGTATAAAACTCATGCTTTAACTTTCCAATCTTAACATGTCATATTATCTTActacatatttaagaataaacacaATTAATTCTAATAccccatatataaatccaactaAATTGGGAGTTTATTCATATGTTATTAGATATGGTAGaatgtattaaaatttaaataagatGTTATTATGGCAATctcttattaaaatttaaataaaatatagattttacaattcatccttaccaaattcaaactctttctaaaatcaagaattttgaaaatttagtaaATATGACTTATTTTTCCACATTAATTAATGTTATGTGTGAGGGAAATTGGGACAGATAAAAAGTCAAGCGCCAACAGTAAAATCCTATTATTAGTATATATTACTACTAAATATAGGATGCACATTGCGTTCCAATAAAATGACATTCAGAAAGCaaatgaaaagggaaaaaggcATCTTGCCATGACTTCCAACTACAAGCAGAAAAAACTGCTGAAACATAGCTTATCATTACGGAATCTTCGTTTTTACTTACAAATTCAAGCTGTTAGCAATCAAACTATCACAAACATATCTAGTAGATACCATGTTTGTCCTCTGTCAGTCAGTCCAACAGTCGAGCACAAACAGAACTGCCACAAACTTTCAACAATCTCCAAAACACCTACTCTCTGTATTTCTACCTCATTTCTTACACACATCTATAACGACAATTTCCGATGAGGAAAACCAAGCATGCTCACACtgccagagaaaaaaaaaatatcaatatttaCTATTTTACCAGACAAATTACTATGAGATCACTGTGGGTATGCCCGCCCTTTTTCCTTCCATGGCATCTTTCTTCTTCCGACAATTAGCACAAAGGAAGGGGCCTTCCCATGGTTTCGATGCTGGAGAGAAGAAAGGCCCTGAATTTACTGATAATCCATCAGCGGGGGCTTGATCAACTTGGCAGACTGCACACCGGAAAAGCCCAGAATTTGTGTTTGCAGGAAAATCCTTACCCAGCCTGCATTTTCATGCAGAAGAAGATGAACTAAGAACTACAACCAGAATAAGAAAACTGAAGAACCCCCTAATTAACTCTTTAAAACAAGATACCACATCATTAAAGTAGGAGATAGAATAATCAGGCAGAAATAATTTGGCCTAGATTTGGCAAACAATGTCTATTAAGTAATGTGTTAAATGCACATTATGGGAGAAAATTTGCACGTGGCCATCTAgtcaacaaatttttattatcacGGGGATATACTTGTGGGATCCACCCCTCTGCAAGTGGGATGTTATATATCCTGGTGATACCCGATTCAAAGAAAACTAATATTTGGAACGGGAGCAGCCAATATCCTTCTCTATGAACTATTTCATAATAGCGAAATTTATAACAATGATGGTAACATAGCCAAATAATGTTAGGCAAGGGCCACTAAAAATTGTACCTTTCTGCAAGCATTGCAGAACCCTCTTCAAACAACTCCTCCACAACCCCCACAGAAGAAAGCTTATTTGTTGATTTGTTCGTAAAACTCTGAGATTTCTTCCCAAAGAGTAGAGAACGGAGCATATTCTGTTTCTTCCTTGGTGTTGGTGGTAAAACAGGCTGGTCACAGGGGATGATATCAACAACAAGGCAGGTTGTATCATCCTTCAGGCCCCTTGACCTTAGAGCTTCCTAAGAAATGGAACAAACAAGTGTTAAGCCACACAGGTAAAACTTAAGTATCATCTTGGACTTAAAAGAAGAATCCCATTCTAGACATCACCTTCACAACCAGCTTTGCAGCAAGCTCTGCAGGTAAACCCCGACAAGACTTGGCAGCCATATCAGAAGATAAAGCATCCCAGATACCATCAGAAGCAATTATAAGTCTTCCTCCAGCATTTGAAATCTAAACAACAAGAATGAGGTTTCTCAACTTCATTAAACATGaacaaaattcaaacaaaaccaTCATCAATAAGACAACAAACTCACCTTCACTTGCTTAACATGTGGTATTGGTACAATGAATTCTCCAACATCTGTGTCACCAATAGACCTAGAAAGGCATAATCCACCAGGCCAGCATCGAAGGGGGCCAACCTATGAACCATATACAGATGGGAACCAATAAGATAGTAGAAATGGTACATAATGCATGGAAGCTTCTAGCTTCTTAGTAgcatagtgaacaaaaataatcaaagtAAACCTCATTTCCCCCATATACATTGAGTCTTCCTACTTCACCCCCACTAGCAGTGACACGCTCTCTCTCCTCTACATTCTCCTCCAGCCTGTGATCAACGGTCAAGAGAGAAACCACACCCCCCTGGGTGTCCAATATGCATCGTGAATCCCCCACAGATGCAACAGTTATAGTCCAATCATCAATCACAACAAATGTCACTGTTGTCCCAGAAGTCTCTCCTGTCATTAACAACCAAATGTAAAATataagtacacaaaagaaaatgcCTAAAACGAAGAACATATAAACATAACAACAAACTCCCCGGTGCTCACCTTTCTGCTGAAATTCTATGTCAGTTTTCACAAAACCTGCAACTAATGCCCGAGGAAGGGCTTGAAGCCACTCTTCCCTACTGCTTTCTTGAGGAATCGCACTCAAAACATTATCCAGTAAGTTCTCCTTTGCAAAGATAGCAGCTGATATACCATTATGTCCATCAAAAATCTGCCAAGAAGAATCCAGTGCGTATTATATCCATTAGGGGATTATATTGACGCTCCATTTGGTCGCTGAGAAAAGGATGGAAAAGATAAGAAACCAGACTTTCGAATGATAAACTTCCCACAGTTGAGACCACTGAAAACCAAGACTTCTATTCAACAGCACCTAATTCAGCTTCTAAGTTggctttaaatgttttttttttttttttctcagcaaccaaatgAAGGGTATTTAATTATTTCGCAAAGCAGTTGATGAGTTAGTATATATGGGAAGGAAATAATACCGCAAAAACAGAAAATGATGTCGACGGATTTCCTGGCACCCGCAAGCAATCGGGTTTTATCAGGAAATAATCCTCCCCTTTCTTTGCCAAAGCAGCCTGTCCATACTTCAAGAAAGGCTTCTCAAGCTTCTCGTTCCTAAGCTCTCGACCAATCAGAGTCCCAAGCGGAACAAGAGGAGACCTCATCCTTGACACTTCCGCCCGGCTCATCTTACTCTCATCTTAATCTAAATTTCAACATTTCCAAGAACCAAATGCCAAAACCTTAAATAACCCAAAATAACCATTTAGATTCTCTTTATAATACTTCTACACTTAGATcataaacacataaaaataaaataaaataaaaaactaaaaactaaaaaaacctTGCACATACAAAGCCTAATCACCCAAAGCAACCATTTACATTCTCTAACAACTTCACCACTTCAATCATAAACaccttaaagaaaaacaaaaattgcacATGCAATGCAATCCTATGAATAtttcaaaaactaaaacttCCACACATCCCATAGTTATACTACCATATTCTTCATTACCCATCAAATAAACTTAAACCAATTAATCAAAATTGCCCCAACATAATTTCAAAATCCCAACCAAAATCACCCAAATTACCACTTCACTAATCAGCAAAACACATTACATTTCAGAGTAAAAAACAGAGacccaaaaaccccaaattacTCAAAACCAAGAATCACTAAAAGCTACCAAAGTCAATGACATTTCCAACCTCCACTCCCAAAATACAAACCAATCACACTttcaaacccacaacccaaaacccaattttcttttaccaaaaaaaacccaccatctgatctgaatttttttgcacacaCATGCATAAACAGTAGAGCTAATGCAAATCAAATAATCAGTAAAATctgcaaataaataaacaaataataccACAAtgtgcaaaaataaaaaagattaaaactttttataatTAGCATAAATCTATAGCTAGATTTAGACcaaaactgaaataaaaaatagtttttttttttagggaaaaatagtaaaaaacgCACCGTTTAGGAGTAGATcgaagagagagaaaggcaCATTGAAGAAAGAGAGGTTttgaagcaaaaaagaaaaaaatctacaatCTACAAGAAGACCTgcatttgtgtgttttttgaaaCAACTTCTTCGATCAAGAATGCCCTcttcaaaaaccctaaaaagttagagagagaaagttagagagagagagagaggtatctGTGTGATTTGATTGGGAGAGAAATCtagagctagagagagagagagagagagagagaaagagagagagtgtatTTGTTTGTGTAGTGGCCtgtagtgtgtgtgtgtgtgtgtgtgttttttttagagagagaaaacgcGGAAAAGGCGTGATTTTTGTGAGGGTGGTGGGGCAAAGACTTCATTGATAATGACGTTTCCTGTCATTATTCCAACTCCTTCTTTGCGAAATTAGTGTGAAATTACGGAAATCTCCTTGGGTTTTGTGtgctttggtttttggttttgacttttgactttttctttttttaaaaaaattgtgacttttgttta contains these protein-coding regions:
- the LOC126716826 gene encoding probable protein phosphatase 2C 5 isoform X1, whose translation is MSRAEVSRMRSPLVPLGTLIGRELRNEKLEKPFLKYGQAALAKKGEDYFLIKPDCLRVPGNPSTSFSVFAIFDGHNGISAAIFAKENLLDNVLSAIPQESSREEWLQALPRALVAGFVKTDIEFQQKGETSGTTVTFVVIDDWTITVASVGDSRCILDTQGGVVSLLTVDHRLEENVEERERVTASGGEVGRLNVYGGNEVGPLRCWPGGLCLSRSIGDTDVGEFIVPIPHVKQVKISNAGGRLIIASDGIWDALSSDMAAKSCRGLPAELAAKLVVKEALRSRGLKDDTTCLVVDIIPCDQPVLPPTPRKKQNMLRSLLFGKKSQSFTNKSTNKLSSVGVVEELFEEGSAMLAERLGKDFPANTNSGLFRCAVCQVDQAPADGLSVNSGPFFSPASKPWEGPFLCANCRKKKDAMEGKRAGIPTVIS
- the LOC126716826 gene encoding probable protein phosphatase 2C 5 isoform X2 → MSRAEVSRMRSPLVPLGTLIGRELRNEKLEKPFLKYGQAALAKKGEDYFLIKPDCLRVPGNPSTSFSVFAIFDGHNGISAAIFAKENLLDNVLSAIPQESSREEWLQALPRALVAGFVKTDIEFQQKGETSGTTVTFVVIDDWTITVASVGDSRCILDTQGGVVSLLTVDHRLEENVEERERVTASGGEVGRLNVGPLRCWPGGLCLSRSIGDTDVGEFIVPIPHVKQVKISNAGGRLIIASDGIWDALSSDMAAKSCRGLPAELAAKLVVKEALRSRGLKDDTTCLVVDIIPCDQPVLPPTPRKKQNMLRSLLFGKKSQSFTNKSTNKLSSVGVVEELFEEGSAMLAERLGKDFPANTNSGLFRCAVCQVDQAPADGLSVNSGPFFSPASKPWEGPFLCANCRKKKDAMEGKRAGIPTVIS